TGCTGGATCTCAGGGTTTCTTTAATCCTGAATATTGGTAGCTTCCCTATTGTGCAAAACATTGCTCTCTGAAGATAGAGGTGGGAATAATTGATTTTTGAATTCTGTATTGAAATGCACGTCCAGCATTAAGCTTAAATTCTTTCCACAGTCCTTTTACTTTGATCGGGATGATGTTGCCCTGCGTCACTTTGCTGAGTTCTTCAAGGAGCAGTCACATGAGGAACGGGAACGCGCTGAGAAACTGATGAAATTCCAGAATAAACGTGGAGGCCGGATCATCCTGGAGGACATCAAGGTTGATTTTAACGGAATATCTGCATTCCCTTTGATGTTAATTCCATGGTGATCTCTAATAATTTGATATTCTTGGGGTTCATTGTTTTCTGGTAACATAAACCTCTGGTTGCTTTAATTGTTTTCCTTATGCATTCTCATGTTTATTTACAATGGGATTAAACAACTATCTGCCTTTCCCCTTTCAGAAACCAGAGCAGGATGAGTGGAGCAATGGTCTGGAGGCAATGCAGAGAGCTCTGCAGATGGAGAAGAATGTCAACCAGAGTCTGTTGGATCTGCACAAGCTCTCCTCTGGGAACACTGACCCTCATGTAAGTTCCTGATGCTTTAATGTGGGAGTGGGTAAAATGTTACTGTCTGTGATCTCTATACATTTAACTGATTTTCATTGTGGTGTCTTTTGACTTTCTTGGGTGATGGAGAGGGGGCAGATGTTGTCCCAGTGACCCTAGGATCTATTTTCTACAGGAATTCCCTTTATCCATCTTTATTACATCATCTGACTAACCTTTTGTCCAATGGGATTGAAATCAAATGTCTTGAGGATATTcaaaacaaataataaaaaaaaaaatacctggaaaaactcagcaggtctgacagcatctgcagagaggaacacagttaatgttttgagtctgagtTGGTTCTTAATATTACTGGATGTAACTAGTTTGCCCCTCCTTTCAGCTTTGTGACTTCCTGGAGACTCACTACTTGGATGAGCAAGTGAAGATGATCAAGAAGCTTGGAGATCACATCACCAACCTGAAGAGACTGGGAGCCCCTGAGAAAGGCATGGGAGAGTACCTGTTTGACAAGCTCACCCTGGGGCAGAGTGACTGAACTGAATTTACTGCATGGATCAAGCTTGTGTAAATATTTGTTTGGCCCGACAGCTTAATGTTGTGCCAAGAGTTGAGGCCTGGACTCCATTGTGAAATTTACTAAGAGTAAATAAACTGTTCAACATGGACTCTTTTGCCTCCTGGCATTTTTAACATTTATTCAGGTTAATGCTGTCCTTTAGGTTTACACCAGTTAGAACATTGGTTTGTGTATCTTCAGCTTTACCTTGGGACCACTGCCATTATAACGAAACGCATGCTGACCTGTCTAATTCTTTTGTGCATTTCAGTATGTTGCAATCAGTTGGAAATGCTCTATTACAATAGTCTGCATTGATCTAGTACCTTTTTGTTTTCCAACCAAGTTTGACACCTGAGCCTCTTTTTACACCTCAGCAATAGCTTTTTTAACAGTGTCCTGTGTGGGAGGGAACTCTCCCAGAAATTGGTGCTTAGCTGGTTGAAGGACTTGTTGCTCAAGGTGATGAATGTTCTGTCTCTTCACTGGGGACTTCCTTCTGCCTACAAGAACTGTTTTTCAGGGCTTTACTCTTCAAGTATTTCAGTCCAAGAATCGAATC
The Carcharodon carcharias isolate sCarCar2 chromosome 31, sCarCar2.pri, whole genome shotgun sequence DNA segment above includes these coding regions:
- the LOC121271565 gene encoding ferritin heavy chain B-like is translated as MASQVRQNYHKDCEDAVNKQINLELYSSYVYLSMSFYFDRDDVALRHFAEFFKEQSHEERERAEKLMKFQNKRGGRIILEDIKKPEQDEWSNGLEAMQRALQMEKNVNQSLLDLHKLSSGNTDPHLCDFLETHYLDEQVKMIKKLGDHITNLKRLGAPEKGMGEYLFDKLTLGQSD